Genomic window (Spirosoma sp. KCTC 42546):
ATCGGGGAAGTCGGGGTGCTGAAACGGATCATCATCGTCGGCTAATTTACCATCCGATCGAATGGCGGAACCTGTTTCATTCGTGCGCCGATCATCCCGATGCGCATACACATCCGTTGTTTTTTGCCCTAGTGGAATACTGAGGTTCGGTGTTTCGCGAAGTTTACGCAAATCCTGTCGCGTTAGTAGTTCAACCGTTGTATTGAAAGCTTTGGCAATTAACTGTATATTTTGCTGATTCGGGTTGGCACGACCCTCCTCATAAGCCCCTAACAACGAGCGCTTTATATTTATTTTTCGAGAGAATTGCTCCTGCGTTAAGCCGTTTAGTTTACGTAGGTAGCGGATGTTGTCACTGACGAGCGTCATCCAGTTTGGGGTGGCTAAAGTTTCAGCTAAGATAAACGATTCATGTTTTAAATCCATATCCTCCGCTTTTTTGTATTTTTAGCATAAAAAGTAGGCAGTAACCTTTCGATTTAGGGTGGACCTACGCCAACGTCTCTTGGGCACCAGCCCACCGTAAACCGAACACAGAAAACTCAATGCCATGACCACTGTACCCAGCGAAACCGATTTACACGAAAACATTCAGATCGCCTTTGATCGGCAACGTCGGCATGCACCCCAGATGGCGCTGACAACTGCCGAACAACGGATTGAACGAATCAGGCGGATTCAAACCTGGGTAAACGCTCATGAGACCGATATTCAGCAGGTTATGTACAATGACTTTCGGAAGCCTTCGGCGGAGGTCATGCTGGGTGAGTTAATGGCGCTTCATGCCGAGATAACGCATACGCTACGGCAGTTGAACCGATGGATGAAACCACAGTCGTTGCCTACGCCGATGGCCCTAATTGGCACAAAAAGCCATATCCGTCATGAGCCCAAAGGAAACGTCCTCATTATTTCGCCCTGGAATTACCCGTTTGTCCTTTGTATCAGACCGTTGGTATCCGCTATTGGTGCAGGCAATGTAGTGATGCTGAAACCCTCAGAACTGACGCCACATACCTCCAGCCTGATCAGAAAGATGATTTCTGAACTGTTTCCGCCCGAGGAAGTGACTGTTTGGGAAGGTGATGCTCATGTATCACAAGCCTTGCTGGAACTGCCCTTTAACCATATTTTCTTTACTGGAAGTCCTACTGTCGGGAAGGTTGTAATGACCGCTGCGGCAAAGCATTTGGCGTCTGTTACGCTGGAACTAGGCGGAAAATCGCCAGCCATTGTTGATAAGTCGGCCGATGTAAAACAGGCGGCTGGCCAGTTGGCCTGGGGTAAATGCCTCAACAATGGCCAAACCTGTATTGCGCCCGACTACCTGCTTGTCCATGAGTCTATTAAACAACCCTTCATGCAGGCGTTTCGCGACTCGATAACGGCCATGTATAGCCCCGACGGCAAACTCGTAGAAGCCTCCGAGAGCTACGCCCGCATTGTTAACAAACGGCATTTTGATCGTATTCGCACCCTGGTTGACGATGCGGTTGCCAAAGGGGCTACCGTTACGCTGGGAGGCAAGATGAATCCTGACCAAAATTTCATTGAGCCAACGGTTCTGGAAAACGTAACCAACGATATGGACGTGATGAAAGAGGAGATATTCGGCCCGGTGCTACCTCTACTTACGTATACCAATCTGGACGATGCGCTCCGTATGGTAAACCAGCGGGAAAAACCGCTCGCTCTGTACATTCACAGCCGAAATCGAAAAACGACGCAGTATATTCTGGACAGAACGTCGGCGGGCGACACGGTTGTAAACGATACATTGATCCAATTCGGCAATGTGGAATTACCTTTTGGCGGGGTGAATAACAGTGGATTGGGTAAATCGAACGGTTTCTTTAGCTTCCAGGAATTTTCTAATCAGCGAGGGGTTATGCAACGCGATTTTGGAACGATGAAATTCATTTATCCGCCCTACACCGAGAAGGTGAAAAAGTTGATCAATTTTATTGTAAAGTACCTGTAGGATTCAACACCATCAGCACACAGATCATTTTTTCGTTAAAAA
Coding sequences:
- a CDS encoding aldehyde dehydrogenase family protein; protein product: MTTVPSETDLHENIQIAFDRQRRHAPQMALTTAEQRIERIRRIQTWVNAHETDIQQVMYNDFRKPSAEVMLGELMALHAEITHTLRQLNRWMKPQSLPTPMALIGTKSHIRHEPKGNVLIISPWNYPFVLCIRPLVSAIGAGNVVMLKPSELTPHTSSLIRKMISELFPPEEVTVWEGDAHVSQALLELPFNHIFFTGSPTVGKVVMTAAAKHLASVTLELGGKSPAIVDKSADVKQAAGQLAWGKCLNNGQTCIAPDYLLVHESIKQPFMQAFRDSITAMYSPDGKLVEASESYARIVNKRHFDRIRTLVDDAVAKGATVTLGGKMNPDQNFIEPTVLENVTNDMDVMKEEIFGPVLPLLTYTNLDDALRMVNQREKPLALYIHSRNRKTTQYILDRTSAGDTVVNDTLIQFGNVELPFGGVNNSGLGKSNGFFSFQEFSNQRGVMQRDFGTMKFIYPPYTEKVKKLINFIVKYL